From a single Fibrobacter sp. UWP2 genomic region:
- a CDS encoding DUF167 domain-containing protein has translation MRINIKVHARSKRESVTPLPDGSYKVEVKAPPVEGAANEAICELLAGYFKVHKRDVKVVLGSTNNKKVVEIAGK, from the coding sequence ATGCGCATCAACATCAAGGTCCACGCAAGGAGCAAGCGCGAAAGCGTGACCCCGCTCCCCGACGGAAGCTACAAGGTCGAAGTCAAGGCCCCTCCCGTGGAGGGCGCCGCCAACGAGGCCATTTGCGAGCTTTTGGCGGGCTACTTCAAGGTACACAAGCGCGACGTGAAGGTGGTCCTCGGCAGCACCAACAACAAGAAGGTTGTCGAGATTGCCGGCAAGTAA